The genomic region TTTTACTTTCAAATATTATTCCGAGAATTATTAAAATTATAAGGGCAAAAGTAAGGGCTAATCTCAAATAATTTCTTTTTTCCCTTTTTATCTCATATGGAAATCTATCCTTCAGGGAGGGTGTTATAATTTTAATTGTCATTATATCCTCATAAATTTTTTTGCAAGATTCACATATATTGATGTGTTTTTCAACTTCTTCTTTTTCTTTGCTATTTAAATATCCAT from candidate division WOR-3 bacterium harbors:
- a CDS encoding zf-HC2 domain-containing protein; protein product: MSCKKFLDKISLYIDGYLNSKEKEEVEKHINICESCKKIYEDIMTIKIITPSLKDRFPYEIKREKRNYLRLALTFALIILIILGIIFESKIFEIGKVKSIAKKPIKENTINKREIEPVKIYYTDTIYEVSYEEILP